In one Rugosibacter aromaticivorans genomic region, the following are encoded:
- a CDS encoding YhdP family protein produces MPRIPSLPSVINNRLLRGLPRSRGFLRILRILFWGAALLYFAVAFLVLTLRYGVLPQIENYRGDIEQAISTAIKQPVRIRAIEAHWAGLRPVLNLQGVEIRDTSGHPLLNLEHVAAEPAWDSLWHGELRLARLELLAPHIVLSRDKAGRFFAAGLEITPQQNNQGDFSRWLFAQHQIVIRDAAITWQDTLRNAPPLELKQLNFQLDNSKPSHRFGLTAEPPRALAARLDIRGNLQSRNLNQLATWSGETYAEIDYADLAGWRAWVDYPVSIPQGSGALRLWLNFANAQLTAVTADVRLADVRLQLRPDLPELDLLRLDGKLAAERLDGGFSGSSKRLTLTTRNGLTLPPTDITVRWQNKTPQQTTLAEISLLRLSKRRKQNEQNEPSGSFTANQLDLDTLSKLAGFLPLDEAARAQLNRYSPQGKLTDLSLNWQGPIDHLQHWSINSHIKNLGLSSLGPIARISGINGHISGTDQDGTVELDGKNSEIVLPTIFAEPNLALETFTTQAKWKNTGNDLSVQLIKTTFSNSDAAGEVSGTWHALTTGPGEINLFARLTRGKGNAVWRYIPLAVGQTTRDWLRSSILAGTASEASLTLKGDLRHFPFRGGPSKNQGGLFEVRGKFSGVTLNYATGWPDITGIDGELLFAGERMLITGKTGRIFGVDLRDVHAEIVDLESPEELLTVTGKAAGPTTDFLRYIEASPVGNRIDHFTENMQADGKGELDLTLDLPLRRLDTTKLAGKYRFDGNRLTVDADLPPLADVRGQLQFSADHLEARDIRGTLLGMPMAANITTSDSGVQVSAAGEFTVAALRRQFSHPMFDHLSGGAKWNGDIRVKNKSADVKITSNLVGLSSSLPEPFNKSAKEALAASFERHTLTRIRAETTQKVGAADTPQSFESTSGKYPWGATQSKSPSGAATKPSPAPRHSSPVAPLLTPTSRDLLDIRVGSTARLQLVRRRDVSPFVITQGLLTLGDVSPALPERQLLVAVNLPKLDADAWRRLLLVNTGGNQKAATPLPPVQFDLRVANLKFFDKNLHDVRATGNQADATVTKGELKSRELSGNLEWQSPGKGKLIARLDKFSIPETSVTPADLQAQANDVINDLPALDISIGELSLKNRPLGSVHVTAENRDAAWHTVINVKNDDDSLLIKGRWRPPPGQSETQIDFDLTSNNIEKTLFRLGYPESIRSDRIGLTGRLTWHGAPLTIDYPSLNGKLKIDTGKGQIKKLEPGVGRLLGIFSLQTLIRRVTLDFRDIFGEGFAFDSIRGEFDFINGIMDTTDLKIRAPSAKISLKGTINLINETQNMQARVQPALGESVAVGTMLANPIAGAAVWAAQKVLQDPFGQIFTFEYQITGPWADPKIEKTSQTPLPAAEGAP; encoded by the coding sequence ATGCCTAGAATTCCCTCTTTGCCTTCAGTAATCAATAATCGCTTATTGCGAGGTCTGCCTCGGTCACGTGGGTTTCTACGTATTTTGCGCATATTGTTCTGGGGCGCCGCCCTGCTCTATTTTGCAGTGGCATTTCTCGTCCTTACTCTGCGCTATGGCGTTTTGCCACAGATTGAAAATTATCGCGGCGATATAGAACAAGCCATCAGCACGGCAATCAAGCAACCGGTACGCATTCGCGCCATTGAAGCGCACTGGGCGGGGTTAAGACCTGTCCTCAATTTGCAGGGTGTCGAGATTCGCGACACATCCGGCCACCCGTTACTCAACCTTGAACACGTCGCCGCCGAGCCGGCCTGGGATTCACTCTGGCATGGTGAATTACGTCTGGCACGCCTGGAGTTGCTCGCACCACACATCGTGCTAAGCCGCGACAAAGCAGGCCGTTTCTTTGCGGCCGGGCTGGAAATCACGCCGCAACAAAATAATCAGGGAGACTTTTCCCGTTGGCTATTTGCACAACATCAGATTGTCATTCGTGACGCCGCCATCACCTGGCAGGACACCTTGCGCAACGCCCCGCCACTGGAGCTCAAACAGCTGAATTTTCAGCTCGACAACAGCAAACCATCACACCGTTTTGGCCTCACCGCCGAACCGCCCCGCGCCTTGGCGGCACGGCTGGATATTCGCGGCAACCTGCAAAGCCGCAACCTGAATCAACTGGCAACATGGTCAGGTGAAACGTATGCTGAAATTGATTACGCTGATCTTGCCGGGTGGCGCGCCTGGGTTGATTATCCCGTATCGATACCTCAAGGCAGCGGTGCCTTGCGGCTGTGGCTCAATTTTGCAAACGCCCAACTCACAGCCGTTACCGCCGATGTACGCCTGGCAGACGTGCGTCTGCAACTGCGCCCGGATCTTCCCGAGCTGGATTTATTAAGGCTGGATGGCAAACTCGCCGCAGAACGTCTTGACGGCGGGTTTTCCGGGTCCAGCAAACGCTTGACACTGACCACCCGCAACGGGCTGACCCTGCCACCGACAGACATCACGGTGCGCTGGCAAAATAAAACACCGCAACAAACAACGCTAGCCGAAATAAGTTTATTGCGTCTGAGCAAGCGGAGGAAACAAAATGAGCAAAATGAGCCCAGCGGCAGCTTCACTGCCAATCAGCTTGACCTAGACACCCTATCAAAGCTAGCCGGTTTTCTCCCGCTGGATGAAGCGGCTCGTGCGCAACTGAACCGTTACTCACCCCAAGGAAAGCTGACTGATCTAAGTCTCAACTGGCAGGGCCCCATTGATCATCTGCAACACTGGTCAATCAACAGTCACATAAAAAACCTTGGCTTGAGCAGCCTCGGTCCTATCGCCCGCATTTCCGGCATCAACGGCCATATCTCTGGAACGGATCAGGATGGCACCGTTGAGCTGGATGGGAAGAACAGCGAGATTGTGCTTCCCACGATCTTTGCCGAGCCAAACCTTGCGTTAGAAACCTTCACCACGCAAGCCAAATGGAAAAATACTGGCAATGATTTAAGCGTTCAATTGATAAAAACCACCTTCAGTAACTCCGATGCTGCTGGGGAGGTCAGTGGCACCTGGCATGCCTTGACCACCGGACCAGGCGAGATCAATCTCTTCGCCCGTCTTACGCGCGGCAAGGGCAATGCCGTCTGGCGCTATATACCGCTTGCTGTCGGCCAGACCACACGTGACTGGCTCCGTAGTAGCATTCTCGCAGGCACAGCAAGCGAAGCGAGCCTCACGCTCAAGGGTGATTTACGCCACTTTCCCTTTCGCGGTGGGCCGAGCAAAAACCAAGGCGGCCTCTTTGAGGTACGCGGCAAATTCAGCGGGGTTACGCTGAACTATGCCACCGGCTGGCCTGATATCACCGGCATCGATGGCGAACTTCTGTTCGCCGGGGAACGCATGCTGATCACGGGGAAAACCGGCCGCATCTTCGGCGTCGATCTACGCGATGTGCATGCAGAAATTGTCGATCTTGAATCGCCAGAAGAACTGCTCACTGTCACCGGCAAAGCGGCTGGCCCCACCACAGACTTCCTACGCTACATCGAAGCCAGCCCGGTGGGAAATCGCATCGATCACTTCACCGAGAACATGCAAGCCGATGGCAAGGGTGAGCTGGATCTCACACTTGATCTACCGCTGCGCCGCCTGGACACCACAAAGCTTGCGGGCAAGTACCGCTTTGATGGCAATCGGCTAACCGTGGATGCCGACCTACCGCCACTGGCCGACGTGCGCGGGCAGTTGCAATTTTCCGCCGATCATCTTGAAGCCCGTGATATTCGCGGCACGCTGCTGGGGATGCCAATGGCAGCGAACATCACCACTAGCGATAGTGGTGTTCAGGTCAGTGCCGCTGGCGAATTTACTGTCGCCGCATTGCGCCGCCAGTTTTCTCATCCGATGTTCGATCATCTTTCCGGCGGCGCAAAATGGAATGGCGATATACGAGTGAAGAACAAATCTGCCGACGTCAAAATCACTTCCAATCTTGTCGGTCTTTCATCAAGCTTGCCTGAACCATTTAACAAATCCGCTAAAGAAGCTTTAGCTGCAAGCTTTGAACGTCACACCTTGACCAGAATTCGCGCCGAGACTACGCAAAAAGTCGGCGCTGCTGATACGCCACAAAGCTTTGAATCCACCTCTGGAAAGTACCCTTGGGGTGCGACACAGAGCAAGTCGCCCTCCGGGGCAGCGACAAAACCCTCGCCTGCGCCAAGGCACTCGTCCCCTGTAGCACCTCTACTGACACCAACCTCGCGCGATCTGCTGGATATTCGCGTGGGGTCCACCGCGCGGCTGCAGCTGGTTCGCCGTCGGGATGTCTCGCCATTCGTCATCACCCAGGGTCTGCTAACGTTAGGAGATGTCAGCCCCGCCTTGCCTGAGCGGCAATTGTTAGTAGCGGTGAACCTACCTAAGCTCGATGCCGATGCATGGCGTCGTCTCTTGCTGGTGAATACAGGAGGTAATCAAAAAGCTGCAACACCCTTGCCCCCGGTGCAATTCGATCTCCGCGTGGCCAACCTCAAATTTTTTGATAAAAATCTTCACGACGTTCGCGCCACAGGTAATCAAGCGGATGCGACTGTGACAAAGGGCGAATTAAAAAGTCGTGAGCTTTCAGGCAATCTGGAGTGGCAAAGCCCAGGCAAGGGAAAACTCATCGCCCGCCTGGATAAATTCTCCATACCAGAAACCAGTGTCACGCCGGCCGACCTGCAAGCGCAGGCCAACGACGTCATTAACGATTTGCCAGCGCTGGATATCAGCATTGGCGAACTGTCGCTGAAAAATCGTCCGCTGGGAAGCGTACATGTCACCGCCGAAAACCGTGATGCCGCATGGCATACGGTAATCAACGTCAAAAATGACGATGACAGCCTGCTGATCAAAGGCCGCTGGCGCCCGCCGCCGGGACAATCTGAAACACAGATTGATTTCGATTTAACATCAAACAATATTGAAAAGACCTTGTTCCGTCTGGGCTACCCGGAATCTATTCGTAGTGACCGTATCGGCCTTACAGGCCGCCTTACATGGCACGGCGCTCCGCTGACAATTGATTACCCCAGCCTCAACGGCAAACTGAAAATTGACACTGGAAAGGGGCAAATCAAAAAACTGGAACCCGGCGTAGGCCGTTTGCTGGGCATTTTCAGCTTGCAAACACTGATACGTCGCGTCACACTCGACTTTCGCGACATTTTTGGTGAAGGCTTTGCTTTCGATAGCATCAGAGGCGAGTTCGACTTCATTAATGGCATCATGGACACCACTGACCTAAAAATTCGGGCGCCTTCGGCCAAGATTTCCCTCAAAGGAACCATTAACCTGATCAATGAAACCCAAAATATGCAAGCACGCGTTCAACCTGCCCTTGGCGAGAGTGTGGCTGTCGGCACTATGCTGGCCAATCCGATTGCCGGTGCCGCCGTCTGGGCTGCCCAGAAAGTGCTGCAAGATCCTTTTGGCCAGATATTCACATTTGAATATCAGATTACCGGTCCCTGGGCTGACCCTAAAATTGAAAAAACAAGCCAAACGCCACTACCCGCAGCAGAAGGCGCCCCATGA
- the glnE gene encoding bifunctional [glutamate--ammonia ligase]-adenylyl-L-tyrosine phosphorylase/[glutamate--ammonia-ligase] adenylyltransferase, translated as MPYMANVLAHSIADGISASRYLERLLTTKPALAAEVAASLKTPVTRTELSGWLGARQAAIPSNEEERLKPLLRQFKQWAYARIATRDLANLAPLAEVMETMTCIAELAINQAVSVLMSGLVARYGVPRNADGLEQSLVVIGMGKLGGRELNVSSDIDLIFAYPDDGDTDAASPGLRSISNSEFFTRLGRGLINAMADITSDGQVFRVDMRLRPNGDSGPLVCSFNMLENYFITQGREWERYAWIKARPLTGDRHDELEHIRRPFVFRKYLDFGAINAMRDLHAQIRHEVMKKDQADNVKLGPGGIREIEFIAQVFQLIRGGRDTTLQVQPTLAVLQLLSDNRTLPPEVAMALASAYDFLRRVEHRLQYLDDAQTHTLPTLPDDQQRIAQSMNFVDFVALTATLNAHRAVVSGHFEQVFASPDADQHPLDLLWHKATSEVTEDFERLGFHNPTAAAMQVAALRVAPRYQQMPDEIRRRFDVLVPRLIEAASQERNPDETLLRGLSFLDVISRRGAYLALLQQYPIALQKVVNLLGSSRWAASYLEQHPILLDELLDQRLLEVAPDWSAFRRQLQQALLALEPDTERQMDVLREQHHAQVFRVLMQDMAGLLTVEKLSDHLSDLADSLLEAALACAWKKLPKRHRESPRFAVISYGKLGGKELGYASDLDLVFLYDDTDPDAGEIYSRLGTRLNTWLSAQTSAGQLFETDLRLRPNGEAGLVVSSIAAFRAYQLESAWVWEHQALTRARYSAGDVTVGAAFEDIRRDVLCQARDLAKLKEDVLAMRQKILDAHATRGDKRAQIFNLKHDPGGLIDVEFIVQYLVLGYAHKHTALTGNLGNIALLKIAADLSLIPAELANAARNAYRDFRHRQHGLRLNFAQANVSPDEIEPQINAVRALWHVVFES; from the coding sequence ATGCCCTATATGGCCAACGTGCTTGCCCACTCTATTGCCGATGGTATTTCTGCCTCCCGTTATCTGGAAAGGCTGCTAACAACTAAGCCAGCACTTGCCGCTGAGGTCGCCGCATCGCTCAAAACGCCTGTGACGAGGACTGAGCTTTCCGGTTGGCTTGGCGCCAGGCAAGCGGCGATCCCCAGCAATGAAGAAGAGCGCTTGAAGCCGTTATTGCGACAGTTCAAGCAATGGGCTTATGCGCGTATTGCTACGCGTGATCTGGCGAATCTCGCGCCTTTGGCCGAGGTGATGGAAACCATGACATGCATTGCCGAATTGGCAATCAACCAGGCGGTCAGCGTGTTGATGAGCGGGCTGGTTGCGCGGTATGGTGTGCCGCGTAATGCGGATGGGCTTGAGCAATCGCTCGTCGTGATCGGCATGGGCAAGCTGGGTGGGCGCGAGTTAAATGTATCTTCGGACATTGATTTAATTTTTGCCTATCCCGATGATGGGGACACTGACGCGGCGAGTCCAGGATTGCGCAGTATTTCCAATAGCGAGTTTTTCACTCGACTGGGGCGCGGGTTAATCAATGCCATGGCCGACATCACATCGGATGGCCAAGTGTTTCGTGTGGATATGCGTTTGCGTCCCAACGGGGATTCTGGCCCGCTGGTGTGTTCTTTCAATATGCTGGAAAACTACTTCATTACCCAAGGCCGCGAGTGGGAACGCTATGCCTGGATCAAGGCGCGGCCGCTGACGGGGGATCGCCATGATGAGTTAGAGCATATTCGCCGTCCGTTTGTTTTTCGCAAGTATCTGGATTTTGGCGCGATTAATGCCATGCGTGATCTGCACGCGCAGATTCGTCATGAAGTGATGAAAAAAGATCAGGCGGATAATGTCAAACTTGGCCCGGGGGGCATCCGCGAGATCGAATTTATTGCGCAGGTTTTCCAACTGATTCGGGGTGGTCGCGATACGACTTTGCAAGTGCAGCCAACCCTCGCTGTGCTACAACTGCTGTCAGACAACCGTACCCTGCCGCCTGAAGTCGCCATGGCTTTAGCATCCGCTTATGATTTTCTGCGTCGCGTTGAACACCGCCTGCAATATCTGGATGATGCGCAAACGCACACGCTGCCGACGTTGCCCGATGACCAACAACGCATTGCACAGTCAATGAATTTTGTCGATTTTGTCGCATTGACTGCAACGCTGAATGCACACCGTGCGGTCGTTTCCGGCCATTTTGAGCAGGTTTTTGCGAGCCCGGATGCTGACCAGCATCCACTGGACTTGCTGTGGCACAAGGCCACGAGCGAAGTGACCGAGGATTTTGAACGACTGGGCTTTCACAATCCGACGGCAGCAGCCATGCAGGTTGCGGCGCTGCGTGTTGCTCCGCGATATCAGCAAATGCCGGATGAGATTCGTCGCCGTTTTGATGTCCTGGTTCCACGGCTGATCGAGGCGGCATCGCAAGAGCGTAATCCGGATGAAACGCTCTTGCGTGGGTTAAGTTTTCTCGATGTCATTTCACGTCGTGGGGCTTACCTTGCGCTGCTTCAGCAATACCCGATCGCGTTGCAGAAAGTGGTCAATCTGCTCGGCAGTTCACGCTGGGCTGCGAGCTATCTTGAGCAACACCCGATTTTGCTGGACGAGCTGCTAGATCAGCGCCTGCTTGAAGTCGCGCCGGACTGGTCCGCGTTTCGTCGTCAGCTGCAGCAGGCGCTATTAGCGCTAGAACCGGATACCGAACGCCAGATGGATGTGTTGCGGGAGCAGCACCACGCGCAGGTTTTTCGCGTGTTAATGCAAGATATGGCGGGTCTGCTGACGGTAGAAAAATTGTCTGATCATCTCTCTGATCTGGCAGATAGCCTGCTCGAGGCTGCGCTTGCATGTGCCTGGAAAAAGCTGCCGAAACGTCACCGTGAATCACCCCGCTTTGCGGTGATTAGCTACGGTAAATTGGGTGGCAAAGAGCTCGGTTATGCCTCCGATCTTGATCTGGTTTTTCTTTACGATGATACCGATCCTGACGCAGGAGAAATTTACTCCCGGCTGGGCACGCGCCTGAATACCTGGCTGTCAGCACAGACTTCCGCCGGACAGTTATTCGAGACGGATTTACGTCTGCGGCCGAATGGTGAGGCGGGTTTGGTGGTTAGTTCGATTGCGGCCTTTCGTGCTTATCAGCTCGAATCCGCCTGGGTGTGGGAGCATCAGGCGCTCACCCGCGCGCGCTATTCGGCGGGTGATGTGACGGTGGGTGCTGCATTCGAAGACATTCGCCGTGACGTGTTATGCCAGGCGCGTGATCTGGCCAAACTCAAAGAAGATGTGCTTGCCATGCGGCAAAAAATACTTGACGCCCATGCGACGCGGGGCGATAAGCGTGCGCAGATTTTCAACTTGAAGCACGATCCGGGCGGGCTGATTGATGTGGAATTTATCGTGCAATATCTGGTGCTGGGTTATGCCCATAAACATACGGCGTTAACCGGTAATTTGGGTAACATTGCGCTATTAAAAATTGCAGCGGATTTGTCATTGATTCCCGCTGAGCTAGCCAATGCAGCGCGCAATGCGTATCGTGATTTTCGTCATCGGCAACATGGTCTGCGGTTGAATTTTGCACAGGCAAATGTATCGCCAGACGAGATAGAGCCGCAGATAAACGCTGTGCGTGCGCTGTGGCACGTGGTTTTTGAATCATAA
- the argJ gene encoding bifunctional glutamate N-acetyltransferase/amino-acid acetyltransferase ArgJ, translating to MPVNYTTPDASALLPVAGVRLGTAQAGIRKKNRPDLTLIALTPGSHVAGVFTQNRFCAAPVIVCREHLAETAGMRGLVINTGIANAGTGEQGLAAAHATCAAVAQLLGCAHGDILPFSTGVILEHLPTERLVAALPAAHADLSENNWHAAAHAIMTTDTVAKAASRRIASADFSLTVTGMSKGAGMIRPNMATMFGFVATDAGVAPGLLQQLAKEAADVSFNCITVDGDTSTNDSFILMATGASGLLIENEYSPHWPAVREAVIGVAQELAQAIVRDGEGATKFITVAVSGGKTPAECRQVGYAIAHSPLIKTAFFASDPNLGRILAAIGYAGVDDLAVSGVRVWLGSGGELILVSAQGGRAESYREEDGARIMQAAEIKVQVDLGRGAANAQVWTCDLSYDYVKINADYRS from the coding sequence ATGCCTGTTAATTACACAACCCCTGATGCCTCTGCCTTATTGCCTGTGGCAGGTGTTCGGCTGGGCACGGCGCAAGCTGGAATTCGCAAGAAAAATCGGCCTGATCTGACGTTGATTGCTTTAACGCCGGGCAGTCATGTGGCAGGGGTTTTTACGCAAAATCGTTTTTGTGCCGCGCCAGTCATCGTGTGTCGCGAGCACCTGGCAGAAACAGCGGGCATGCGTGGGTTGGTGATCAATACGGGCATCGCCAATGCGGGCACGGGCGAGCAGGGCCTGGCTGCGGCACATGCTACCTGTGCTGCGGTGGCGCAACTACTGGGGTGTGCTCACGGTGATATTTTACCGTTCTCTACGGGCGTGATTCTGGAACATTTGCCGACAGAGCGTCTAGTGGCCGCACTACCGGCGGCGCATGCTGATTTATCCGAAAACAATTGGCATGCTGCTGCGCATGCCATCATGACGACTGACACGGTGGCCAAGGCGGCTTCGCGCCGTATCGCCAGCGCCGACTTTTCGCTGACGGTGACGGGCATGTCCAAAGGCGCCGGCATGATACGGCCGAATATGGCGACCATGTTCGGATTTGTGGCGACAGATGCGGGCGTGGCACCAGGCTTGTTGCAGCAGCTCGCAAAAGAAGCCGCGGATGTGTCATTCAATTGCATTACCGTGGATGGCGATACATCAACCAACGATTCCTTCATTCTCATGGCCACAGGTGCCAGTGGTTTGCTGATCGAAAACGAATACTCACCCCATTGGCCTGCGGTACGTGAGGCGGTGATTGGCGTAGCACAAGAGTTGGCGCAAGCCATTGTGCGCGATGGCGAAGGGGCGACAAAATTCATTACGGTAGCGGTCAGCGGGGGTAAAACGCCTGCGGAATGTCGTCAGGTGGGTTATGCCATTGCGCATTCACCGCTCATCAAAACGGCATTTTTTGCTTCAGACCCGAATCTCGGCCGTATTCTTGCTGCAATTGGTTATGCGGGCGTTGATGATCTGGCGGTATCAGGTGTGCGTGTTTGGCTGGGCAGCGGCGGAGAGCTGATACTGGTTTCTGCCCAAGGCGGACGCGCTGAGAGTTATCGCGAAGAAGATGGCGCGCGCATTATGCAGGCCGCTGAAATTAAGGTGCAGGTCGATTTGGGACGCGGCGCAGCTAATGCGCAGGTATGGACCTGCGATCTTTCGTATGACTATGTCAAAATTAACGCGGATTATCGCTCATGA
- a CDS encoding DUF4202 domain-containing protein, which translates to MTRELKMPMNAHHDDMTSSLKANVTNGNGIEDVACFTRAMALFDAANREDPNQEAGQPKELLYSQRMSDMLHRYAPEADEAVQLAVRAQHIRRWSVPRGDYPMTKEGYFQWRTGLYRMHAEIAGALMRQAGYGEATIGRAQAAIAKRRLKSNPDSQLLEDVAGLVFIEHYLCSFVVSKPDYDEEKWIDIIRKTWQKMSDKAHQFALSGALRLPEQYIPLITRAIG; encoded by the coding sequence ATGACTAGAGAACTAAAAATGCCCATGAATGCGCATCATGATGATATGACTTCGTCGCTGAAAGCTAATGTGACCAATGGCAATGGTATTGAAGATGTGGCGTGTTTTACGCGAGCGATGGCGCTGTTTGATGCAGCGAATCGTGAAGACCCGAACCAGGAGGCGGGCCAGCCTAAGGAGTTGCTGTATAGCCAGCGTATGAGCGACATGCTCCACCGCTATGCGCCCGAGGCGGACGAGGCGGTGCAGCTCGCGGTGCGTGCGCAACATATTCGCCGCTGGAGCGTGCCACGCGGTGACTATCCGATGACTAAAGAAGGCTATTTTCAGTGGCGCACGGGCTTGTATCGCATGCATGCCGAGATCGCCGGGGCTTTGATGAGGCAGGCAGGATATGGCGAGGCCACAATAGGTCGCGCGCAAGCGGCCATTGCAAAACGGCGCCTGAAAAGCAATCCGGATAGCCAATTACTGGAAGATGTTGCTGGTCTGGTTTTTATCGAGCATTATTTGTGCAGTTTTGTGGTCAGCAAACCGGATTACGATGAAGAAAAATGGATCGACATTATTCGTAAAACATGGCAAAAAATGTCTGATAAGGCGCATCAATTCGCGCTATCGGGCGCGCTTCGTTTGCCTGAGCAATACATACCGCTGATTACTCGGGCCATTGGTTGA
- a CDS encoding NAD(P)-dependent oxidoreductase, with translation MNIGFIGLGLMGRPMAHHLAQAGHILHLWARREASLQPFATTSAVIHDCPAGVAQHADVVITMVSDSPDVEAVCLGEHGVIAGAKAGSCVIDMSTIAPDAARQIGIRLAEQGIRFLDAPVSGGEIGAINATLTIMVGGAYEVFEQVKPVLSCMGKTITWIGECGAGQVAKACNQILGGVTVVAVAEALNFARQSGVDPARVREALLGGAAYSRILENHGQRMLERNFSPGFKAWMQQKDLRIVMNEAHRLGLMLPATAAAAQVFNALVGVGLGEADTVAILQLLEQIGSGDPRKNNRAAKEI, from the coding sequence ATGAACATTGGTTTTATTGGTCTGGGTTTGATGGGGCGGCCGATGGCGCACCATCTGGCACAGGCGGGCCATATACTGCATTTGTGGGCACGGCGCGAAGCTTCTTTGCAGCCGTTTGCTACGACGTCGGCCGTAATCCATGACTGTCCTGCGGGCGTTGCACAGCATGCCGATGTGGTCATTACCATGGTGTCTGATAGCCCGGATGTCGAGGCTGTCTGCTTGGGTGAGCATGGTGTCATTGCGGGCGCAAAGGCGGGTTCGTGCGTGATTGACATGAGTACGATTGCCCCCGATGCCGCACGCCAGATTGGTATTCGTTTGGCCGAGCAAGGTATCCGCTTCCTTGATGCACCCGTTTCAGGGGGAGAAATCGGCGCGATCAATGCAACGTTAACGATCATGGTGGGCGGCGCTTATGAGGTGTTCGAGCAAGTTAAACCCGTTCTTTCATGTATGGGGAAAACGATTACCTGGATTGGCGAGTGCGGTGCTGGCCAGGTGGCGAAAGCATGTAATCAGATTTTGGGCGGTGTGACAGTCGTCGCAGTGGCTGAGGCGCTAAATTTTGCGCGGCAAAGCGGTGTCGATCCCGCGCGCGTGCGGGAGGCTTTATTAGGAGGGGCCGCTTACTCAAGGATTCTGGAAAATCATGGCCAGCGCATGCTGGAGCGAAATTTTTCTCCGGGGTTTAAGGCCTGGATGCAACAGAAGGATTTGCGCATCGTGATGAATGAAGCGCATCGCCTGGGTCTGATGCTCCCCGCTACTGCGGCAGCAGCGCAGGTATTTAATGCTCTGGTGGGTGTTGGGTTGGGCGAGGCTGATACGGTTGCTATATTGCAGCTCCTCGAACAAATCGGCTCAGGAGACCCCAGAAAAAACAACCGGGCTGCGAAAGAAATCTAA